One genomic window of Pseudoxanthomonas sp. includes the following:
- a CDS encoding LysR family transcriptional regulator produces the protein MPNASLPPLGALRAFEAAARLESVTQAAGELHVTHGAVSRQIRALEEALGQPLFERAGRGLVLTAAGARLRDATGAALTQLQQTWTSLRRADRGDALVLGCSASVLARWVIPRLERMQAALPGVRLHFSAQESPELQPGVDAMLLLGQAPWPADWQVHALGGEEIGPIVSPRYPGLPGLLDQPARALSGERLLHTTSRPQAWPQWAQQHTLAAEDLHYGEGFPHLYYLLEAAASGLGVAIAPRQLVAEDLASGRLLAPWGFTRTSGNWVLCAPRRAADARLTALAEWLRAELSSPPSPA, from the coding sequence ATGCCCAATGCTTCCCTGCCCCCATTGGGCGCCCTGCGAGCGTTCGAAGCAGCAGCCCGGCTGGAAAGTGTGACCCAGGCAGCCGGTGAGCTGCACGTCACCCACGGCGCGGTCAGCCGCCAGATCCGAGCACTGGAAGAAGCCCTGGGCCAGCCGCTGTTCGAACGCGCCGGGCGCGGGCTGGTGCTCACCGCCGCCGGCGCCCGCCTGCGTGATGCGACCGGCGCAGCCCTGACCCAGTTGCAGCAGACCTGGACATCGTTGCGCCGTGCCGACCGCGGCGATGCCCTGGTGCTGGGGTGTTCGGCCAGCGTCCTGGCGCGTTGGGTGATCCCGCGCCTGGAGCGCATGCAGGCCGCCCTGCCCGGCGTGCGCCTGCATTTTTCCGCCCAGGAATCACCGGAACTGCAACCCGGCGTGGACGCGATGCTGCTGCTGGGCCAGGCGCCGTGGCCCGCCGACTGGCAGGTCCATGCGCTGGGCGGGGAAGAAATCGGCCCCATCGTCAGCCCACGCTACCCGGGACTGCCCGGCCTGCTCGATCAGCCTGCACGGGCGCTGTCTGGCGAACGCCTGCTGCACACCACCTCGCGCCCGCAGGCCTGGCCGCAGTGGGCACAGCAGCACACGCTGGCTGCCGAAGACCTGCATTACGGCGAAGGCTTCCCACACCTGTACTACCTGCTGGAAGCGGCTGCCTCCGGGCTGGGCGTTGCCATCGCCCCGCGCCAGCTGGTCGCCGAAGACCTGGCCAGCGGCCGCCTGCTCGCCCCCTGGGGCTTCACCCGTACCAGCGGCAACTGGGTGCTGTGTGCACCACGTCGCGCCGCCGATGCCCGGCTGACTGCGCTGGCCGAATGGCTGCGCGCGGAGCTGTCTTCGCCGCCCAGCCCCGCCTGA
- the trpB gene encoding tryptophan synthase subunit beta has translation MPNSAIRDFHAYPDAAGHYGRHGGRFVAETLIGPLQELAAAYDTARADPAFIAEYDKDLTHYVGRPSPIYHAERLSKQVGGAQILLKREDLNHTGAHKINNTIGQALLAARMGKTRIIAETGAGQHGVASATVAARLGLECVVYMGATDIERQKINVYRMRLLGATVVPVTSGSATLKDALNEAMRDWVTNVQDTFYIIGTVAGPDPYPRMVRDFNAIVGREARVQMLDQYGRLPDAITACVGGGSNAIGIFHAFLNDPSVKLYGAEAAGDGIETGRHAASIAAGRVGVLHGNRTYVICDDDGQIIETHSISAGLDYPGVGPEHAFLADAGRAQYQGITDDEALAAFHTLARTEGILAALESSHAVAQAIKLARELPKDQLVLCNLSGRGDKDVHTIAAHDNIQL, from the coding sequence ATGCCGAATTCCGCCATTCGTGACTTCCACGCCTACCCCGACGCTGCAGGCCACTATGGCCGCCACGGCGGGCGCTTCGTCGCCGAAACCCTGATCGGCCCGTTGCAGGAGCTGGCGGCCGCTTACGACACCGCGCGCGCCGACCCGGCCTTCATCGCCGAATACGACAAAGACCTCACCCATTACGTGGGCCGGCCCAGCCCGATCTACCACGCCGAACGCCTGAGCAAGCAGGTCGGCGGGGCGCAGATCCTGCTCAAGCGCGAGGACCTGAACCACACCGGCGCGCACAAGATCAACAACACCATCGGCCAGGCGCTGCTGGCCGCGCGCATGGGCAAGACCCGGATCATCGCCGAGACCGGCGCCGGCCAGCACGGCGTTGCCAGTGCCACGGTGGCCGCGCGACTGGGCCTGGAATGCGTGGTCTACATGGGCGCCACCGACATCGAGCGCCAGAAGATCAACGTCTATCGCATGCGCCTGCTGGGTGCGACGGTGGTGCCGGTGACCAGCGGCTCGGCCACGCTCAAGGACGCGTTGAACGAAGCCATGCGTGATTGGGTGACCAACGTGCAGGACACCTTCTACATCATCGGCACCGTGGCCGGCCCCGACCCGTATCCGCGCATGGTCCGCGACTTCAATGCGATCGTCGGTCGCGAGGCGCGCGTGCAGATGCTGGACCAGTACGGCCGCCTGCCCGATGCGATCACCGCCTGCGTCGGTGGCGGCAGCAATGCCATCGGCATTTTCCACGCCTTCCTCAACGACCCGTCGGTGAAGCTCTACGGTGCCGAAGCCGCTGGTGACGGCATCGAGACCGGCCGCCATGCTGCATCGATTGCCGCAGGCCGCGTCGGCGTGTTGCACGGCAACCGCACCTATGTGATCTGCGACGACGACGGCCAGATCATCGAAACCCATTCGATCTCCGCCGGCCTGGATTACCCGGGCGTGGGGCCGGAGCATGCCTTCCTGGCCGATGCCGGCCGCGCGCAATACCAGGGCATCACCGATGACGAGGCCTTGGCTGCATTCCATACGCTGGCCCGCACCGAAGGCATCCTGGCCGCGCTGGAATCCAGCCACGCTGTCGCCCAGGCGATCAAGCTGGCGCGCGAACTGCCCAAGGACCAGTTGGTGCTGTGCAACCTGTCCGGGCGGGGCGACAAGGACGTGCATACCATTGCCGCCCACGACAATATCCAACTCTGA
- a CDS encoding DUF3144 domain-containing protein: protein MAEDTQTPQTPSDIDAPQLDPAFFEVVNKFVQLANRQGGIHGIKRTSFAALYGVARYNAHTYIGVEPDVPGSRAGFLDYMTGLYRRMLNEHLDALGAERGMDVGQSELAADYAAIDKRRADAAAAQEEQSE from the coding sequence ATGGCTGAAGACACACAGACCCCGCAGACCCCGTCAGACATCGATGCGCCACAGTTGGACCCGGCGTTCTTCGAAGTGGTCAATAAATTCGTGCAGCTGGCCAACCGCCAGGGCGGCATCCATGGGATCAAGCGGACCAGCTTCGCCGCGTTGTATGGCGTGGCCCGCTACAACGCCCACACCTATATCGGCGTCGAGCCCGACGTGCCGGGTTCGCGCGCAGGCTTCCTGGATTACATGACCGGCCTGTACCGGCGCATGCTCAATGAGCACCTGGATGCGCTGGGCGCCGAGCGCGGCATGGACGTGGGCCAGTCCGAACTGGCTGCCGATTACGCCGCCATCGACAAGCGCCGTGCCGATGCCGCTGCCGCGCAGGAAGAGCAATCCGAATGA
- the trpA gene encoding tryptophan synthase subunit alpha: MNRLASKFAALKADGRKALVPFVTAGDPSLEATVPVMHALVAAGADVIELGVPFSDPMADGPTIQRSSELALGRGAGLRFVLESVARFRQGDATTPVVLMGYLNPVEIHGAERFAREASDAGVDGALLVDLPPEEAAETREIFNRHGLQLIALAAPTTTPERTALLCEQAQGYLYYVSFAGVTGASDRLDTQAAGERLRALRKASPVPVVAGFGIKDAASAAAMAPDADGVVVGSALVKAISEASGPEQAAERARAFLAPLREALDRVVG, from the coding sequence ATGAACCGCCTGGCAAGCAAATTCGCCGCCCTCAAGGCCGACGGCCGCAAGGCGCTGGTCCCGTTCGTGACCGCCGGCGACCCGTCGCTGGAAGCCACCGTGCCCGTCATGCATGCGCTGGTCGCCGCCGGCGCCGATGTGATCGAACTGGGCGTGCCGTTCTCCGATCCGATGGCCGATGGCCCGACCATCCAGCGCAGCTCCGAGCTGGCCTTGGGGCGGGGCGCAGGCCTGCGTTTCGTCCTGGAGTCCGTTGCCCGGTTCCGCCAGGGCGACGCCACCACGCCGGTGGTGCTGATGGGCTACCTGAATCCGGTCGAGATCCACGGCGCCGAGCGCTTTGCCCGCGAGGCGTCCGATGCCGGCGTCGACGGTGCGTTGCTGGTCGACCTGCCACCGGAAGAAGCCGCCGAAACCCGCGAGATCTTCAATCGCCATGGCCTGCAGCTGATCGCGCTGGCTGCGCCAACCACCACGCCCGAGCGCACCGCGCTGCTGTGCGAACAGGCGCAGGGCTACCTGTATTACGTCAGTTTCGCCGGGGTCACCGGGGCATCGGACCGGCTGGACACCCAGGCCGCGGGCGAACGCCTGCGGGCGTTGCGCAAGGCTTCGCCGGTGCCGGTGGTGGCTGGGTTTGGCATCAAGGATGCGGCCAGTGCTGCGGCCATGGCGCCCGACGCCGATGGCGTGGTGGTGGGCAGCGCACTGGTCAAGGCGATCAGCGAGGCCAGCGGCCCGGAACAGGCGGCCGAACGGGCCAGGGCCTTCCTCGCCCCGCTGCGGGAGGCGCTGGATCGGGTCGTGGGCTAA
- the accD gene encoding acetyl-CoA carboxylase, carboxyltransferase subunit beta has protein sequence MSWLSKLMPAGIRTDAATRKPKRSVPEGLWEKCDNCGAVLYRPELEGNLEVCPKCSHHMSIRARVRLAALFDPGSTSEIAASLGPTDVLKFRDQKRYADRFKAAQKATGERDALVAMRGTLKQQPLVACAMEFAFMGGSMGSVGGEKFSLAAEQALKHNAPFVSFAASGGMRMQESLFSLMQMAKTSAALGKLRAAGIPYISVLTHPTFGGASASFAMLGDINIAEPQALIGFAGPRVIEQTVREKLPEGFQRSEFLVEHGAIDQICDRRELRDRLADLFALMLRQPKPASDAEAA, from the coding sequence ATGAGCTGGCTGAGCAAACTGATGCCCGCGGGCATCCGCACCGACGCGGCAACCCGCAAACCCAAGCGCAGCGTCCCGGAAGGCCTGTGGGAAAAGTGCGACAACTGCGGCGCGGTGCTCTACCGCCCGGAGCTGGAGGGGAACCTTGAGGTCTGCCCGAAGTGCTCGCACCACATGTCCATCCGTGCCCGCGTGCGTCTGGCCGCGTTGTTCGACCCGGGCAGCACCAGCGAGATCGCCGCCAGCCTCGGCCCGACCGACGTGCTGAAGTTCCGTGACCAGAAGCGCTATGCAGACCGTTTCAAGGCGGCGCAGAAGGCCACCGGCGAGCGCGATGCCCTCGTGGCCATGCGTGGCACCCTGAAGCAGCAGCCACTGGTGGCCTGCGCCATGGAGTTCGCCTTCATGGGCGGTTCGATGGGCTCGGTGGGCGGCGAGAAGTTCTCGCTGGCGGCCGAGCAGGCGCTCAAGCACAACGCGCCCTTCGTCAGCTTCGCTGCCAGCGGCGGCATGCGCATGCAGGAAAGCCTGTTCTCGCTGATGCAGATGGCCAAGACCTCGGCCGCGCTGGGCAAGCTGCGTGCGGCCGGCATTCCCTACATCTCGGTGCTGACGCATCCGACCTTCGGCGGCGCTTCGGCCAGCTTCGCGATGCTGGGCGACATCAACATTGCCGAGCCGCAGGCGCTGATCGGCTTCGCCGGCCCACGTGTGATCGAGCAGACCGTGCGCGAAAAGCTGCCGGAAGGCTTCCAGCGTTCGGAATTCCTGGTCGAGCACGGCGCCATCGACCAGATCTGCGACCGTCGCGAACTGCGCGACCGCCTGGCGGACCTGTTCGCGCTGATGCTCAGGCAGCCCAAGCCGGCCAGCGACGCCGAGGCGGCCTGA
- the glmM gene encoding phosphoglucosamine mutase — translation MASASRKYFGTDGIRGRVGQGAISADFMLRLGNAYGHALAARVRRAGAGKPVVIIGKDTRISNYMFEAALEAGLVAAGVDVQLMGPMPTPAVSHLTRALRASGGIVISASHNPHHDNGIKFFSAEGEKLDDATELAIEAALEQPFRTVASEDLGKAVRTRDAVGRYVESCKNSVPREFDLTGMKIVVDCANGATYQVAPIVLRELGARVEVIGDTPNGLNINDGVGSTHPEHLAKRVVLSGADLGIAFDGDGDRVLFVDGHGTVIDGDGLLYVLASDWKKTGRLHGAMVGTLMTNYGLEKALGEQGIDFVRAKVGDRYVHQALVDGHGVLGGEASGHILCLDRANTGDGIVSALQVLEVLRRTGQRLDQALKGLVMLPQQTVNVRLEGVAAKDVVDAPTVKAALAEAQQAITGRGRAFLRPSGTEPVVRVTVEADDDALMHATLDALASAVRAAA, via the coding sequence ATGGCCTCGGCCAGCCGGAAGTACTTCGGCACCGACGGTATCCGCGGTCGGGTCGGGCAGGGGGCGATTTCCGCTGATTTCATGCTGCGCCTGGGTAATGCCTACGGCCATGCGCTGGCCGCGCGCGTGCGCCGGGCCGGCGCCGGCAAGCCGGTGGTGATCATCGGCAAGGACACGCGCATCTCGAACTACATGTTCGAGGCCGCGCTGGAAGCCGGGCTGGTCGCGGCCGGCGTGGACGTGCAGCTGATGGGGCCGATGCCCACGCCGGCCGTGTCGCACCTGACCCGCGCGTTGCGCGCCTCGGGCGGGATCGTGATCTCGGCCTCGCACAATCCGCACCACGACAACGGCATCAAATTCTTCTCGGCCGAAGGCGAAAAGCTCGATGACGCCACCGAGCTGGCGATCGAAGCCGCGCTGGAGCAGCCGTTCCGCACCGTCGCGTCCGAAGACCTCGGCAAGGCCGTGCGCACCCGCGATGCGGTGGGCCGTTACGTGGAAAGCTGCAAGAACTCGGTGCCGCGTGAGTTCGATCTGACCGGCATGAAGATCGTGGTGGACTGCGCCAATGGCGCCACCTACCAGGTCGCGCCCATCGTGCTGCGCGAACTCGGCGCGCGGGTGGAGGTTATCGGCGATACGCCCAATGGCCTGAACATCAACGACGGCGTGGGTTCGACCCATCCGGAACACCTGGCCAAGCGGGTGGTGCTGTCCGGCGCCGACCTGGGCATCGCCTTCGACGGCGACGGCGACCGGGTGCTGTTCGTCGACGGCCACGGCACCGTGATCGACGGCGACGGCCTGCTGTACGTGCTGGCCAGCGACTGGAAGAAAACCGGCCGCCTGCACGGCGCCATGGTTGGCACGCTGATGACCAACTACGGCCTGGAAAAAGCGCTGGGCGAGCAGGGCATTGACTTCGTCCGCGCCAAGGTCGGCGACCGCTACGTCCATCAGGCGCTGGTCGATGGCCATGGCGTGCTCGGCGGCGAAGCCTCCGGCCACATCCTGTGCCTGGACCGGGCCAATACCGGCGACGGCATCGTCAGCGCATTGCAGGTGCTGGAGGTGCTGCGGCGGACCGGCCAACGGCTGGACCAGGCCTTGAAGGGTCTGGTGATGCTGCCGCAGCAAACGGTCAACGTGCGCCTGGAAGGCGTAGCCGCCAAGGACGTGGTCGACGCGCCAACGGTCAAGGCCGCGCTGGCCGAAGCGCAGCAGGCCATCACCGGCCGTGGCCGTGCGTTCCTGCGTCCGTCCGGCACCGAGCCGGTGGTGCGGGTCACGGTGGAGGCCGATGACGATGCGCTGATGCATGCCACGCTCGATGCGCTGGCCAGCGCGGTGCGTGCGGCGGCCTGA
- a CDS encoding SDR family oxidoreductase yields the protein MQQATPRGYALITGASSGIGAEFARQYAGRGTPLILTARRAERLQALAAELAPRVDVQVIVDDLEDPAAPARIHAEIRRRGLSVQILVNNAGYGVPGRYLTRDWSVHARFVQLMVASLSELTWRVLPELISSGSGRIVNVASFAALVPGADGQTLYAPAKAWLLAMSQSLSLEYADKDVHVCALCPGFTWSEFHDVTGTREQMSRLPKWAWLKADEVVRYGIDAVERDQVLAIPGWRYRLAYRVVRHLPQSWLLRLMGRSSRRVRAQA from the coding sequence ATGCAGCAAGCGACACCCCGCGGCTACGCACTGATCACCGGTGCATCCAGCGGCATCGGCGCAGAGTTCGCACGCCAGTACGCCGGTCGCGGCACGCCGCTGATCCTCACCGCGCGACGCGCCGAGCGCCTGCAGGCGCTGGCCGCCGAACTCGCACCCAGGGTCGATGTCCAGGTCATCGTCGACGATCTGGAAGACCCGGCGGCGCCGGCGCGCATCCACGCTGAAATCCGGCGTCGCGGACTGTCGGTGCAGATCCTGGTCAACAACGCCGGCTACGGTGTTCCCGGCCGTTACCTGACCCGTGACTGGAGCGTCCACGCGCGCTTCGTGCAACTGATGGTGGCCTCGCTGAGTGAACTCACCTGGCGCGTGCTGCCGGAACTGATCAGCAGCGGTTCCGGCCGGATCGTCAATGTCGCGTCCTTCGCAGCCCTGGTCCCGGGCGCTGACGGCCAGACGCTGTATGCGCCGGCCAAGGCCTGGCTACTGGCGATGAGCCAGTCACTGTCACTGGAATATGCGGACAAGGACGTGCATGTCTGCGCACTGTGCCCAGGCTTCACCTGGTCGGAATTCCACGATGTCACCGGCACCCGCGAACAGATGTCCAGGCTGCCCAAGTGGGCCTGGCTGAAGGCCGATGAGGTGGTGCGTTACGGCATCGACGCGGTCGAACGCGACCAGGTGCTGGCGATTCCCGGCTGGCGTTACCGACTGGCCTACCGCGTGGTGCGGCACCTGCCGCAGTCCTGGCTGCTGCGGCTGATGGGGCGCAGCTCGCGGCGGGTGCGCGCGCAGGCCTGA
- the tpiA gene encoding triose-phosphate isomerase: MRRRIVAGNWKLHGSRDFATQLVGQLAAGLPLDGVELVVMPPLPYLGDLIEDFEGHAIAFGAQDVSANEKGAYTGEVSAAMLVDVGATYGLVGHSERRQYHHESSELVARKFVAARNAGLVPVLCVGETLDEREAGQTEAVIASQLEPVLALAGVAAFEGAVVAYEPVWAIGTGRTASPRQAQDVHAFIRGVVARHDARIADSLPLLYGGSVKPDNAAELFSQSDVDGGLVGGASLVAADFLAIARAAVS; encoded by the coding sequence ATGCGCCGCAGGATCGTCGCCGGAAACTGGAAGCTGCACGGCAGTCGTGATTTCGCCACCCAACTCGTCGGCCAGTTGGCCGCAGGACTGCCGCTGGACGGCGTCGAACTGGTGGTGATGCCGCCGTTGCCCTACCTGGGCGATCTGATCGAGGACTTCGAAGGTCACGCCATCGCTTTTGGTGCGCAGGACGTCAGCGCCAACGAAAAGGGTGCCTATACCGGTGAAGTCTCGGCCGCGATGCTGGTCGATGTCGGTGCCACCTACGGCCTGGTCGGACATTCCGAGCGCCGCCAGTACCACCATGAAAGCAGCGAGCTGGTCGCGCGCAAGTTCGTTGCGGCCCGCAATGCCGGGCTGGTGCCGGTGCTGTGCGTGGGCGAAACCCTGGACGAGCGCGAGGCCGGGCAGACCGAGGCAGTGATCGCCTCGCAGCTTGAGCCGGTGCTGGCATTGGCCGGGGTCGCTGCGTTCGAGGGCGCAGTGGTGGCGTATGAGCCGGTCTGGGCGATTGGCACCGGTCGCACGGCTTCACCCCGGCAGGCCCAGGACGTCCACGCCTTCATTCGTGGCGTCGTGGCACGGCACGATGCTAGAATCGCCGATTCGCTGCCGCTGTTGTATGGCGGCAGCGTCAAGCCCGACAACGCCGCGGAACTGTTTTCCCAGTCCGATGTCGATGGAGGGTTGGTCGGAGGCGCCTCGCTGGTGGCCGCCGACTTCCTGGCCATCGCCCGTGCGGCGGTCAGCTGA
- a CDS encoding NADH-quinone oxidoreductase subunit A: MLANYLPNLLFLIVATGIGISLMVIGRLIGPRRPDAQKLSPYECGFEAFEDARMKFDVRYYLIAIQFIVFDLEIIFIVPWTQVFMDIGARSLVTMGLFVGMLFLGFIYVWKKGALEWE; this comes from the coding sequence GTGCTGGCCAATTACCTGCCGAACCTGCTCTTCCTGATCGTCGCCACCGGTATCGGCATCTCGCTGATGGTCATCGGTCGACTGATCGGCCCCCGGCGCCCCGACGCCCAGAAGCTTTCCCCCTACGAATGCGGCTTCGAGGCATTCGAGGACGCGCGCATGAAGTTCGATGTGCGCTACTACCTGATCGCGATCCAGTTCATCGTGTTCGATCTGGAAATCATCTTCATCGTGCCGTGGACCCAGGTGTTCATGGATATCGGTGCGCGCTCCCTGGTCACCATGGGCCTGTTCGTGGGCATGTTGTTCCTGGGCTTCATTTACGTCTGGAAGAAGGGAGCGCTCGAATGGGAGTGA
- a CDS encoding NADH-quinone oxidoreductase subunit B: MGVIQTIDKLMTNPIPEGRVDDILRPEGENPLLEKGYVTTSVDALMNWARTGSMWPMTFGLACCAVEMMHAGAARLDLDRYGVVFRPSPRQSDVMIVAGTLVNKMAPALRKVYDQMPEPKWVISMGSCANGGGYYHYSYSVVRGCDRIVPVDIYVPGCPPTAEALVYGILQLQKKIWRTQTIAR, translated from the coding sequence ATGGGAGTGATCCAAACCATCGACAAGCTGATGACGAACCCCATCCCGGAAGGGCGGGTGGACGACATCCTGCGGCCCGAGGGCGAAAATCCGCTGCTGGAAAAGGGCTACGTCACCACCAGCGTCGATGCGCTGATGAACTGGGCGCGTACTGGTTCGATGTGGCCGATGACCTTTGGCCTGGCCTGCTGCGCGGTTGAAATGATGCACGCAGGTGCGGCGCGCCTGGACCTGGACCGCTACGGCGTGGTGTTCCGCCCGTCGCCGCGCCAGTCCGACGTGATGATCGTGGCCGGCACCCTGGTCAACAAGATGGCCCCGGCGCTGCGCAAGGTCTACGACCAGATGCCCGAGCCCAAGTGGGTCATCTCGATGGGCAGCTGCGCCAACGGTGGCGGCTACTACCACTACTCGTACTCGGTGGTGCGTGGTTGCGACCGCATCGTGCCGGTGGACATCTACGTGCCGGGCTGCCCGCCGACGGCCGAAGCGCTGGTCTACGGCATCCTGCAGCTGCAAAAGAAGATCTGGCGCACCCAGACCATCGCCCGCTGA
- a CDS encoding NADH-quinone oxidoreductase subunit C produces the protein MAEQAVYTEELRTRFPDALVSVSPTGETTIEVPHALWHALCLALRDSFGFEQLSDLCGVDYLGYGSDEWDTSDVSSQGFSRGVEGKAVGRFAWGEAPTGEGADHAEALPMPTNRFAAVAHLISYQHNRRVRVRCYAPNDDVPVVASVTDIWPGANWFEREAFDLFGIVFAGHPDLRRILTDYGFVGHPFRKDFPLIGNVEVRYDEERKRVVYEPVTSVEPRVGVPRVIREDARYQTAAGEAAARESK, from the coding sequence ATGGCAGAGCAAGCCGTCTATACCGAAGAGCTGCGCACGCGTTTTCCCGATGCGCTTGTCTCCGTGTCGCCCACGGGCGAGACCACCATCGAAGTGCCGCACGCGCTGTGGCATGCGCTGTGCCTGGCGCTGCGCGACAGCTTCGGCTTCGAGCAGCTGAGCGACCTGTGCGGCGTCGATTACCTGGGCTATGGCAGCGACGAGTGGGATACCTCGGACGTGTCCTCGCAGGGTTTCTCGCGCGGCGTCGAGGGCAAGGCCGTTGGTCGTTTCGCCTGGGGTGAAGCGCCGACGGGCGAGGGTGCCGACCACGCCGAAGCGCTGCCGATGCCGACCAACCGCTTTGCCGCGGTCGCCCACCTGATTTCCTACCAGCACAACCGCCGGGTTCGCGTGCGCTGCTACGCGCCCAACGACGACGTGCCGGTGGTGGCTTCGGTCACCGATATCTGGCCGGGCGCCAACTGGTTCGAGCGCGAGGCCTTCGACCTGTTCGGCATCGTGTTCGCCGGCCATCCGGACCTGCGCCGCATCCTGACCGACTACGGTTTCGTCGGTCATCCGTTCCGCAAGGATTTCCCGCTGATCGGCAACGTCGAAGTGCGTTACGACGAAGAGCGCAAGCGCGTGGTGTACGAGCCGGTGACTTCGGTCGAACCGCGCGTCGGCGTGCCGCGCGTGATCCGCGAGGACGCCCGGTACCAGACCGCCGCCGGTGAAGCCGCAGCGCGGGAGTCCAAGTGA
- a CDS encoding NADH-quinone oxidoreductase subunit D: protein MSAQIKQSHEAFASNAGESKQEIRNYTMNFGPQHPAAHGVLRLILEMDGETIVRADPHIGLLHRGTEKLAESKPFNQSIGYMDRLDYVSMMCNEHAYVMAIEKLMGIQAPERAQYIRTMFDEITRILNHLMWLGSNALDLGAMAVMLYAFREREELMDCYEAVSGARMHATYYRPGGVYRDLPSTMPKYKESPWHKGAKLKQFNAAREGSLLDFLEDFTKTFPGRVDEYETLLTDNRIWKQRTVGIGVITPDQARAWGMTGVMLRGSNIEWDLRKKQPYAKYDAVDFDIPVGVNGDCYDRYLVRVAEMRESNRIIAQCVKWLKANPGPVMVENFKVAPPKREAMKDDMEALIHHFKLFSEGYCVPAGETYTAVEAPKGEFGCYLVSDGANKPFRVHLRAPGFVHLSSMDAIVVGHMLPDVVAMIGTYDLVFGEVDR, encoded by the coding sequence ATGAGCGCACAGATCAAGCAGTCGCATGAGGCATTCGCCAGCAACGCAGGCGAAAGCAAGCAGGAAATCCGCAACTACACGATGAATTTCGGTCCCCAGCATCCGGCCGCACATGGTGTGCTGCGCCTGATCCTGGAAATGGACGGCGAAACCATCGTGCGTGCCGATCCGCACATCGGCCTGCTGCACCGTGGCACCGAGAAGCTGGCCGAGTCCAAGCCGTTCAACCAGTCGATCGGCTACATGGATCGCCTGGATTACGTGTCGATGATGTGCAACGAACACGCCTACGTGATGGCCATCGAGAAGCTGATGGGCATCCAGGCGCCGGAGCGTGCGCAGTACATCCGCACGATGTTCGACGAGATCACCCGCATCCTGAACCACCTGATGTGGCTGGGTTCCAACGCGCTCGACCTGGGGGCGATGGCGGTGATGCTGTACGCCTTCCGCGAGCGCGAAGAGCTGATGGACTGCTACGAAGCGGTCAGCGGCGCGCGCATGCACGCAACCTACTACCGTCCGGGCGGCGTCTATCGCGACCTGCCCTCGACGATGCCCAAGTACAAGGAATCGCCCTGGCACAAGGGCGCCAAGCTCAAGCAGTTCAACGCCGCGCGCGAAGGCTCGCTGCTGGACTTCCTGGAAGACTTCACCAAGACCTTCCCGGGCCGCGTCGACGAGTACGAAACCCTGCTCACCGACAACCGCATCTGGAAGCAGCGCACCGTCGGCATCGGCGTGATCACCCCGGACCAGGCGCGTGCCTGGGGCATGACCGGCGTGATGCTGCGTGGCTCCAACATCGAGTGGGACCTGCGCAAGAAGCAGCCCTACGCCAAGTACGACGCGGTGGATTTCGACATCCCGGTCGGCGTCAACGGCGACTGCTACGACCGTTACCTGGTGCGCGTGGCCGAGATGCGCGAATCCAACCGCATCATCGCCCAGTGCGTGAAGTGGCTGAAGGCCAACCCGGGTCCGGTCATGGTCGAGAACTTCAAGGTCGCGCCGCCCAAGCGCGAGGCCATGAAGGACGACATGGAAGCGCTGATCCACCACTTCAAGCTGTTCTCCGAAGGCTATTGCGTGCCGGCCGGCGAGACCTACACGGCCGTCGAAGCGCCCAAGGGCGAGTTCGGCTGCTACCTGGTGTCCGACGGCGCCAACAAGCCGTTCCGCGTGCACCTGCGCGCGCCGGGCTTCGTCCATCTTTCGTCGATGGACGCGATCGTGGTCGGGCACATGCTGCCGGACGTGGTTGCGATGATCGGTACCTATGACCTCGTGTTCGGTGAGGTGGACCGATGA